Below is a genomic region from Thermochromatium tepidum ATCC 43061.
GCCGTCGAGCACGGCTTCGATCAGGCCGAACGGGTCCGGCGGATCCTCGCCCAGTCTGGACTGCGGGCGATCGAGACCCACCGCGATCTGGCCGGACTGGAGCGTGTCACGCTGGGCTATCGCTGAGCCTGTACCCGGACTCGGGCTGTCTCTGATCCGCCATGATCAAGGCCGCCCTCTCCCGGATCCAGCGCTCGACCCGGGCGTTGAGCGCATCGACACCAGAGTCACAGCGCATCGGCTCCCCGATGATCAACCGGATGCGCCCCGGCTTACGCAACAGCGAGCGCGCCGGCCAGCAGTCGCCGGCATTATGGACTACAGGCAGCACCCGCCGTCCGGACCGACACGCCAGCTGGGCACCGCCGGCATTAAAACGCCCGACCTGGCCCGGTGGCTGGCGCGTCCCCTCCGGATAGATGACCACGCTCATCCCCTGATCGAGTCGCCGCTTGCCCTCGCGCAACAGCGTCTTGAGGGCCTGGACCGGCTTGCCCCGATCGATGGCGATGGGTTCGAGCAGCGCCAACCCCCAGCCGAAGAACGGCACCCACAGGAGCTCGCGCTTGATGACCGTGGCCTGAGGGGAGACCAACAAATGGAGATAGAAGGTCTCCCACTCGCTCTGATGATTGGCCATGATCACCACAGGCTCATTGCGCGGCAGGTGCTCGCGTCCCTCGACCTCGACCTCGATGCCGTTGAGCCGACGCAATAGCCACATGGTCGCGCGCGTCCAGTGATTGACGAAATGATGGCGCTGCTCGCGCGTCTGAAAGGGCGCCAGCGCCAAACTCACCAAACTGTGCACAATGCCCATCAGGTTGTAGAGGATGAAAAACAACAGGCTTCGCAGCCAGATGCCCGGCGTGATATGGGTTTCTTTCATCATGCCCCCGAGGATAGAGAACTTCCAGGCGCAAAGTTTAAACCGCTTGATTATTTTGAATGCCGTATTAGCATGAGGAATCTATGGATATCAACGACGACGAGCGCATCAAGCATCGCGAGATCGTGTTTCATCGGATTCATCCGAATCCGCATCAAGCGCGAACGGCGGCGCTATTCCTAAGCGAGGTGGACGGCATCCTGCGTGCCGAGCCGGTCTCACCCTGTCTGCTGCGCGTCAGTTACGACGTCCTCAAGACTACCCTGCTCGAGATCGAAGAGGCGCTGACCGAACTGGGTCTGCACCTCGACACCAATCTGTTCAATCGTCTGCGTCGCGCCCTTCACCACTACACCGAAGAGACCCTGCGCGCCAACAGCGGTCTCGAACTCGATAAACTCAACTCAACCCAAAAGCTCTTCGCCAAGCGCTATGCACTGATCGAGCACGGCTGCCGCGACGAGCGCCCCGAGCACTGGCGACGCTATCTGTAGCCGCTCAAGCCCCCGAACCTGACGCCCGAGGTGCCTTCCGTGCCCGCAGTCGCCGACTGAGTGACCCCTCAGCGCGGCGTGCTTGCGAAAAACCTGCACGCCTTCGCAACTCGAAGACACGCAAGGACCTAGACTTCAATTGAAGTCAGTGCGCATAGTCATGGATTTCGAGGTTCGGAGAAATCGGATGAAGACGCTAGACATCTTAGGCGATAGACACCGAGCAGAACCCCTTTGGTCGGCCGAGAGCAGCGGGACGGACGACCGCCATGCCTACCCCATGGGCGCGCGCAAACCCGACCTGGAGATCCGGGCCTATTATCGTGGCCAACAGCGACGGATTTCGCTTGCGGACGTCATCTATTTGAGCGCCGATCAAAAATACGTGTGCGTGCATCATCGAGACGGTGTCCTGCTCGTCGACCATTCACTGTGCGCCTTCGAACACGACTTTCCGGAGCTCCTGCTGCGCATCCACCGCAATGCCTTGGTGATGCGCGCGCGTCTGATCGGGGTTGAACGGCAACCCGACGGCTCGACACGTGCACTCCTATCCGGCTGTGACGACAGACCGATCGTCAGCCGTCGTCATCTCAGAGCCGTGCGCGACTGGCTGCGCCAGAGGGCCAACCCGGGCCAATAGAGCGCCATCAGCAGGCCGATCCAGAGTGCAGCGAGCCAGCCGATGATCCCGTCATAGTCGCCGACCAGGAACGACAAGGGCGAGTCGTCGTTGACGTCGGTCAGACGGCGACTGGCCTGGATCACCAGCACCCAGCCGGCATGCAGACCGATACACCAGCCGATGTGCCCAGCGCGCTCGCGCACCAGGGCCAGCAGCAGCCCGGCCATAAACAGCGCCACCAGCGAATCCAGGTGCTGCCACTGGAATAGATCGATGAAGACATGGACGAACATCCGGAGCGCACCCAGCGCGTCTAAGGCCGCCGAATCGGGCAAGGCACCCGGTTTCATGAAATGCAGCACGGCATAGAGCGCGGCGCTCCAGATCATCGCCGCGCGGGCGCCGCCGTGCTCGCGGAGCGCCGCATAGAGGGCGCCACGGAAGAAGGTCTCCTCCAGCACCCCGATCAACACACCGCCGATCAGCGCCTGAACAATACGCAACGCCGTCTGCGACCAGGGGGCTGGGCTTGAATCGGGCAGACGGATCTCCAGTTCGAGCAGCGCCATCACCAACGCCACCAGGATCAGCACACCCAGCACCCAGCCGCCGAGGATCGCGCGCCTCAAGACCGGCCAGCTTGCCCCATAGCCAAGCGCCGAGCGCCGCGTAAGCCCCTGCCAACGCAGAAACGGCCAGAACCCAAGCAGGATCAACGACTGGGCGAGCCGCCCCATGACCCGATGCGGCTCGATCGTCATCCAACCCGTGGCCATCAGGGCCGGGGTAAGCAGCGCCGCTAACATCAGGCAGACGAGCAGATAGAGAAAAAAGCGGACGGATGGATGCACGCCGGTCATGGTCACGGGACGGACAAAAGACGCCGATGATGACGGCAGTTTCTCAGGCTACCAAGCCACAACCCCGTCGCTCAATCACCCGGCCTCAGACGCCGAAACAGCTCGCGCCGCGAGATCTCCTTCTGCATCGGGCAGTCGCGCCGCGCGGCCTCCATGTTCGCGTCGCGCACGCGGATGACCTCGCCCCAATGCTCGAAGACGGCGTCAGCATCGCGGTAGGGTTCCATGTTCAGACAGAGTGGTTGCAGCAGATAGTGACCGAGCGGCTCCTGATAGCCGAGATGGGCCTGTTGCGACTGGCCGAACAGTTCAAAGCGCAGACACGGCCCCAGGACCAGATACTCGGCGTTCGCGCGCTCGGCCGCCGACCAGCCCTCGGGCAGCGCGAGCGCTGGCACACGATCGGGGAAGAACAGCCGCGCCAACATCCAGGGCGTCAGCAGCAACAGCACGCGCCAGTCCTCGACGCGACGCAGGGCACGCACCTCGATCGGTAGGGCCAGGTTGAGCATGGGATCGCCGGCCAGGGTCTCGGTGAGGAGACGCTCATGGACGGCGATCACCGCCGCGATCAGCGCCTGGTCTTCGGCCAGCCCTTCGGGACAGAGGCACCACCCGGCTTCAGGCGTCATCCGAGTCCTCCGAGGCCTGAGCTTCAGACTTTGGACAGAGTCGCCCCAAACAGGCGCCGAGCGCGCGATACAGGGCCAGACGCGCCTGTGACTGGAGATCCCTGGCAAGGCGCGGCAGCCAGCGGCACAGATGCGCCTCCCAGAGCTCGGCGGCGAGCGTATCGGCCAGACCCTCAGCCGAGCCCACATCCAACAGATAGGCCGCGAACTCCAGTTGGGCCCCCAGATAGTCGGGCGGCACCTCGCCTGAGTCCAGGCCGGCGCGCCGATAGAGCCCCTGGAGCTCTTGCAGCACCGTGCCGCCCAGGGTGCCCTGACGATGGGCCGATTCGAAGGGCGGACAGGGCGTCTTGGGATAGCCGCTGACGAACAATCGGGTATGCTCGGCCTGCCAGTGCTCCAGCGGCAAGGCGTCCAGCTCGGCGATGGGTTCTAAGAGCCAGGGCTCAAGCTCAGCGAGCTCGCGCAGGGCCTCCAGGGCACCCGTCTCCGGCATGGCCAGCAGCAGGGCCAGTCGGCGTAGATGGCTCGGGTCGGGTTTGGCCATCATGGGTGGGTTGTCGCGCGCCTCACCAGGGATAGGCATAGACCCCGGCATACATGAAGTAATGACGCAACAGATAGCCGCCGGCCAGCACCAGCACCGAGGCGGTCAGGATCGGCACCCGGCTGCCCCAGCCGCGTATCACGCCCTTGAGTTCGAGCAGGAAGGGCACGACCAGACCGAAGCCGATGAAGCCGACCAGCCAGCCGTAGTCGTTCCACAGCAACTCCAACGAGCGCACCGCCGACTCCGAGCCGTTCTTGAGGTACTGGTAGAGCGAGAACAGGATCACCAGCTCGGCGGCGATCAGCACCAGGTCGATGCGCTCATAGAGCACTCGCACATGCTCATCGGCCTGATCCTTGAGCAGGGTGTACATCAGGACCAACAAAAAGGCCATGGCGGTCGAGAAGGCCGAGACCGTAAACAGCAGGGGCACCGCCGGGTTGTGCCAGAGCGCGACCGCCGGGAAGGATTGCAGCAGCAGGCCCGTGTAGACCGCCACGCCCACCCCGTTGACGACCGCCAGCCAGCCGACGCTGTAATGGAATCGCTGCACCAGCCTGGCGGTACCGATGACGAACGGCTTCTCGATCAGGTCGCGAAGCACGGGCATCCGCTGCGCCAACTGGGTCTCGCGCACATAGGGCAGGGCATAGAGCACGCCCCAGACCATCATCCAGATGATGAACTGGGTGCCCCAGGCGATCCAGGCACTCGATTGATTGAACATCGCCATCGGATTGAGCACGGTCAGGACGGCCGTCTTGTCGAGCAGATGACCGAACAGCATCAGCGAGCCGAGCGCCAAGAGCACTACGCCCGCGCCTGCTCCCCAGATCACGAGATGGCGGTTGGGCTTGAGATACATATCGGTGAGGAAGGTCACCGCCAGGGTCGCCGCACCCAGACCGCCGAAGTAGAGATAGATGGCAAGCCACCAGGTCCAGAGGTCCTGGGTCGCATAGGTCATGTTGACGTCCATCGCGTTAGCCCCTCCAGCGGATATCGTCGATGTAATAGACATTGGGTCGGGTGCCGATGTGCGGCATCAGGGGCCGGGCGGCACCGCTGGCGACGATCTGGGCGATCGGGTCTTCTGGATCGTCGAGATCGCCGAACAGACGCGAAGACCCGACACAGGTCTCGACACAGGCCGGCTTGCGCCCCTGCTCGACCAGGTGATCGCAGAAGGAACACTTGTCCATGCTCGGACTAGTGCGCCGATAGTCCGATCCATAGAACTCGCGTCCCAGGCGCATGTCGCGTTTGGTGATGGGCACCCGCGCGTGATAGGGACAGGCCATGGCACAGGCCCCGCAGCCCATGCACAGGTCCTGATCGACAAAGACGATGCCGTTGGCCTTCTTTTGGGTCGCCCCGGTCGGGCAGACCGTCATACAGGGCGGGTTGTCGCAGTGATTGCACAGTCGCGGGAAGAAGCGCCGGTGCACGTCCGAGCCGACGCCGATCTCCTTGTCGTGCACATAGGTGCGCCATTTTTTCTTGTCCCAGACCGGGGTCTGGTTCTCCATCGCGCAGGCGGCCATGCAGGCATTGCAACCGACACAGGTATTGAGGTCGATGACCATTGCATAGTGAGTCATGGATCAGATCCTCCCTCAGGCCCGGCTGACGCGGACGGTGAACTCTTGCGAACGGAAGCCCGCGACCACCGGCTCGACCTGATAGGGGACGAGCTTGCTGGTGGCGGTGCCGTCGCCGTGGGTGCGCGACAGGGCCGGGTTCTCGACGCCAAACGAGCTATAGACGAAGACGACCTCTGGATGGACCAGGCGCGTCACATAGGCGTGCCCTGTGGTCTGCTGGCCGGACTGGGTGTTGGTGATCCGGATCGGGTCGCCCATGGCGATCCCCAGCCGCGCGGCGCGTTCGGGGTGGATCCAGACCCCCTTGTAGACGTCGTGTTTGAATTCGTTGATCGCGGCGAGCACCGGGTTGTTGCTGTTGGTCGAGGCGTGCGAGACGGTCGGGGTCTTGCCATAGGTGAAATAGAACTCGTCCTTGGCCAGGGGCGCGGCGACCTCGCGCGGCGAGCCGGAACGGAGCTGGATCGGGACATTGCCGGCCAGCACATTGAAGTTGGGCGCGGTATGACCCTCGTCGCGCAATTTCCGCATCAGGGGGGAGAAGAACTCGACCCGTCCGCTCTCGGTGGGTACCGGCATCCGCCAGGGCATGGCGTGCTCTTCGAGGATCTGTTCGCGGTCGAGCTCGTGATAGATGCCCTTGGCGCGCAGGACACGGTCGATGTGCTCGGGCGTCACCCCAAGCCGTTCGGCGGCCTGAGCGAAGGCGACCTCGCGACAGGCGAGCTGATAGGCGCCTTTCTTTAGCCTCTGGCGATTGCGTTCGAGCGCGGCCTTGACCGGCGCAGCCTTGAGCCCCGTCAGCTTCTCGACCCAGTCATGGAAGGTCTCTGTGTTGCCCGAGATGATCTCGGTCATCTTAAGCAGGATGTCGGCCGTCTCCTCGGTGTCGTAGAGCGGCGGGATGGCAGCATAGCGGGTGGTCAGGGCCAGGTCGTGATTGACGCCATTGCCATAGAGGGTCGGTTCATCGCGCTCCAGATAGGTGGTATTGGGCAGGATGACATCGGCATAGAGCGCCGTATCCGAGGGCAGGACATCGATCAAGACCACCAGCTCGACGTTGGCGTGGCTCAGGATCTCCTTCCAGCGGGTATCGGGGTAATAGTGACGCACCGGATTGGAGGCGTTGATCAGGAAGGCGCGGGTCAGATAGGGCTCACCGTTGAACTGAACGCGCCCCTCGACCGATTCGCGCAGTCCGGACTCGGTCATCACCGGCAGGGCGACGTTGAAGTGCCCAGCGGCCTTCTCCTGCGCATTCCACACCCAGGTCCAGCCGGGGCGACCATGTGAGAAGTTCTCACCCTTGGAGAGGGCGCCGATCACCATCTTGGCAAAGGCCATCCCCGGGAGCGTGGCCAGCGGCGAGCCCATCTCATAGCCGTGCTCCATGGCCTCGTACAGGCGTGCGGCCTTGTGATGGACCTCGCCCGAGTTGATCCAGCCGCCGACGCGATCGATGCCGCCGATAAGGGCCTGGATCATGGCCTGGACGCGACGCGCCATCATGATGTTGCTGTAGCGCGCCCCATGCCAGCCTGGATCGATGATCGCCGGGCGTGTGGTGCCAAACTCATGGGCGATGCGCTCGATGACCTCGGGGGCGATGCCGGTGATGTCAGCGGCCCATTTGGTGGTGTAGGGCTGAAGCTCCTCGAGCTGGGCCTCGAACACCGTCATCACCGCCCGTCCGTCGAGTGTGAACTCCTTGGACGTTCTGAGCGCCGGGGTGAAGGCGTTGCCTTCGATATCGATCGTATTGTCGTTACCGAAGGCGGGGACCGCGCGCACCTCGTCGCGGCCCTCGACCCGCACCTGGGGGCGGCCCTGGGCGTCGGTCAGCAGTCGCAGCTCGCCGGACTCGTCGCGATAGGCGAGGAAGGGCATGTTGGTGTGTTTGCGCAGGAAGCTGGCGTCGTACAGTCCCTCCTCCATCAGGATCCGCATCATCGCCAAGAGGAACGGCAGGTCGGTGCCAGGCCGGATCTGGATCCATTCATCGGCCTTGGCCGCGGTCTCGGAGCGGCGCGGGTCGAGCGCGACGATCTTGGCCCCCTTCTTGCGCCCCTGGGCGAAGCGCACCATGCGGCAGGTCGAGACCGCGCCGATCGAGGCGTTGTTGCCCATAAAGAGGATGTACTTGGCGTTGTCGAAGTCCGGCAGCATCTCGTCGTGGATGTTGAAATTGCCGGTGACGAGATCCGTGCCAAGGTGACCAGTGGTGACACAGTGCTGCATCGGCGAGGCGACGATGTTAGGGACCTCGTTGGCCATGGCGAAGGGCACCGCCCAGTTCATATAGAACACGCACGAGGTCCAGCCGCCGACCATGGTCCACTCCCAGGGCTGGATCGCGGTGGCCTTGGTCTTCTCGGCGATATAGGCATAGGCCTCCTCCCAGCTCGCGGCCCGAAAGGCGTATTCGCCGCGCTTGGAGCCCTTGACCCGGATCAGCGGCGTTTTTAGCCGGTCGGTGTCATAGGTCTGGCGCAACCCGGCCTGACCGCGGGCGCAGATCTTGCCGCGGTTGAGGGTTGAATGCGGGTTGCCGTCGAGCTTGACGACCCGCCTCTCGCCGTGGCGGGTGTGGGTCGTGACCCTGAGGTTGCACAGCGAAGAGCAGAAGTTGCAGATGCTGTAGGAGATCTCTTCGATCGTTTCGTCCTTGGCGGTGGCGGTCTTGACGAACTGGGTGGCGGGCGACAGCAGGGTCAGACCGGCTGCGCCATAGCCTGTGGTTTTGAGAAAGGCGCGGCGTGAGAGGCGTGGAATGCTCCAGGCCATGTGGATGTCCTCCGAGGTGGTCGAACGGAATCCCGGGTCTTGGCCGCGGGATTTGGGTGTCTTAGTGCCTGACAAGCCGGCGAGCTTGGGCCTGCGATCAACATTAAGACAAGCGCCTGTGCCGGGTCCATCGGAAGATTCGGATTGATTGATATGGGTCAATTGCGGGGCATTGACCGGATGCGCCGCCACACTGGATACTCAGGGCTCATAGCCCAGCACCGGCGCCAGCCAGCGCTCGGCCTCATCCAGGGTCCAACCCTTGCGCTGGGCATAGTCCTCGACCTGATCGCGCTGGATGCGCCCCACACCGAAATAGCGCGCCTCGGGGTGGGCGAAGTACCAGCCCGAGACTGACGCCGCCGGCAGCATGGCAAAGTTTTCGGTGAGGATAAGACCGATGCGCCGGTCGGGTTCGAGCAGCCTCCAGAGCGTCCCCTTCTCGGTGTGATCCGGGCAGGCGGCATAGCCGGGCGCTGGTCGGATGCCCCGATAATGCTCGGCAATGAGCTCTTCGTTGCTGAGCTGCTCATCCGTCGCATAGCCCCAATAGCGGGTGCGCACCAGTTGGTGCAGCCGCTCGGCGAATGATTCGGCCAGCCGGTCGGCGAGCGCCTTGAGCAGGATCGCGCTGTAGTCATCCTGATCGGCCACGAACCGCGCCAGAGGCCCCTCGATCCCCACCCCCGCCGTGACGGCAAAGGCCCCGATCCAGTCAGGGCGTCCGCACTCGGCTGGGGCGATGAAGTCGGAGAGACAGAAATTGGCCTGTTGGCGTCCGCCAGCGCGTGGCATCTGCTGGCGCAGGTGGTGCAGGGTCGCGAGCCGCTGGGTGCGCGCCGCGTCGGCATAGAGTGCGATGTCGTCGTCCCCGATCCCATTGGCGGGAAAGAAACCAAACACCGCGCGTGCCTGGAGCCAGCGCTCGGCCACCAGCCGTTCCAGAAATACCTGGGCCTCGGCATAGAGCATGCGCGCCTCCTCGCCGATCACTGGGTCGTCGAGGATGTCCGGGAAGCGGCTGTGTGCCAGCTCCCAGGCGCGAAAGAAGGGGAGCCAGTCGATGGTGTGCACCAGGTCGTCGAGCGGAAAATCAGCGAGCGTGGCGATCACCGTCTCGCCGGCGCGCTCCAGCGCGAGCGACCAGGGGGCCGTCTCGCTGAACTCAGGGTCGAGCAGTGCCGGTCGCGGCGGCTCATAGCCCGCCCAGTCGAGCGCCGGGCGATTGGCACGCGCCTCCAGGATCGACACCGACTTACGGGTCGCCGCACGCCCATCGCGCTCGGCGCGCAGGCGCTCGTACTCCTCGGCAATGGCGGCCACATAGCCTGGGCGCTGGGTCTCGCTCAGCAGGTTGGAGACCACGCCCACGGCCCGTGAGGCATCCGGCACATAGATGACCGGGGCCGTGCGCTGGGGGGCGATCTTGAGGGCAGTGTGCAGTTTGGAGGTGGTGGCACCGCCGATCAGCAGCGGCAGCTCAAGCCCCTGACGCTGCATCTCCTTGGCCACGTGCACCATCTCGTCGAGCGAGGGCGTGATCAGACCCGAGAGCCCGATCACATCGGCACCGACCGCGCGCGCACGCTGGAGGATGGTCTCGGCCGGCACCATGACCCCGAGGTCGATGACCTCATAGCCATTGCACTGCAAGACCACGGCGACGATGTTCTTGCCGATGTCGTGGACGTCGCCCTTGACCGTGGCGATCAGGAACTTGCCGTTGCTGCTCGCCTCGGCGCCGCCCTCGGCCTGCTCGGCCTCCAGGAAGGGCTGGAGATAGGCCACCGCCTTCTTCATCACCCGCGCCGATTTCACCACCTGCGGCAGGAACATCTTGCCCGCACCGAACAGGTCGCCGACGAGGTCCATGCCCTGCATCAGCGGGCCCTCGATCACCGCCAGCGGGCGCCCGAGGGTCTGACGCGCGGCCTCGGTGTCCTCATCGATGAAGTCGGCGATACCCTTGACCAGCGCGTGCTCAAGCCGTTTCTCGACCGGCCAGGTGCGCCATTCCAGATCGGACCTGTTCTCAGGTCCAGCGCCTTCACCCTGGTACCTCGGGGCCAGCTCGAGCAGGCGCTCGGTGGCGTCCGGACGGCGGTTTAAGATCACATCCTCGACCGCATCGCGCAGCTCCTCGGGTAGCTCGTCATAGATGGCAAGCTGGCCGGCATTGACGATCCCCATATCCATCCCGGCCCGGATGGCGTGATAGAGGAAGACGGCATGGAGCGCCTGGCGCACCGGTTCGTTGCCGCGAAAGGAGAAGGAGACATTGGACACCCCCCCCGAGACCAGGGCATGCGGCAGGGTGCGTTTGATCTCGCGCGTGGCCTCGATGAAATCGACCGCGTAGTGGTCGTGTTCCTCGATGCCGGTGGCCACGGCAAAGATGTTGGGGTCGAAGATGATGTCCTCGGGCGGGAAGCCAACCCGCTCGGTCAGCAGCCGGTAGGCCCGGGTACAGATCTCGACCTTGCGCGCCTGGGTGTCGGCCTGGCCCTGCTCGTCGAAGGCCATGACGATGACCGCTGCACCATAGCGCCGACACAGCCGCGCCTGGTCGATGAACCTTTGCTCACCCTCCTTGAGTGAGATCGAGTTGACGATCGGCTTGCCCTGGACGCATTTGAGTCCGGTCTCGATCACCTCCCACTTGGAGGAATCGATCATCACCGGCACCCGGGCGATCTCGGGCTCGGCGGCGATCAGGTTCAGGAACCGGCGCATCGCTGCCACGGCGTCGAGCAGGCCCTCGTCCATGTTCACATCGATGATCTGGGCGCCGTTGTCGACCTGCTCCTGGGCGATGCTGAGCGCCGTGTCGTAATCGCCCTCCTTGATCAGGCGCCGAAACCGCGCCGAACCCGTGACATTGGTCCGCTCGCCGACATTGACGAACAGGGTGTCTGGGCCGATGTTCAGCGGTTCCAGACCCGCCAGTCGGCAGGCGGGCTCGATGGTCGGCCGCACGCGCGGGGGCAGGCCCGCCACGGCCTCGGCGATGGCGCGGATATGATCCGGCGTGGTGCCACAGCAACCGCCAACGATGTTGAGGAACCCCGCGCGCGCCCACTCGGCGATCTCGGTCGCCATCACCTCGGGTCCGAGGTCATAACCGCCGAGCGCGTTCGGCAGACCGGCGTTGGGATGGGCCGAGACATGAAACTCACTGATCCGGGCCAGCTCCTCGACATACTGGCGCAGCTCGAAGGGGCCAAGGGCGCAGTTGAGCCCCACGCTGAGGGGCTCGGCATGGCGCAGTGAGTTGTAGAAGGCCTCGGTGGTCTGACCGGTCAGGGTCCGACCCGATTGATCGGTGATGGTGCCCGAGAGCATGATCGGGCGCTCGACCCCGTCCTCGTCGAACACCTGCTTGACCGCAAAGATCGCCGCCTTGGCGTTCA
It encodes:
- the metH gene encoding methionine synthase; this encodes MIDSNTLIHERLARSILILDGAMGTMIQRQGLTEADYRGARFADWPRDLKGNNDLLVLTRPEVIDGIHRAYLEAGADIIETNSFNATRIAMADYGMEGLVYEINVAAARLARAAADAYATPEKPRFVAGVLGPTNRTASISPDVNDPGARNIDFDTLVAAYAESARGLIAGGADLILIETIFDTLNAKAAIFAVKQVFDEDGVERPIMLSGTITDQSGRTLTGQTTEAFYNSLRHAEPLSVGLNCALGPFELRQYVEELARISEFHVSAHPNAGLPNALGGYDLGPEVMATEIAEWARAGFLNIVGGCCGTTPDHIRAIAEAVAGLPPRVRPTIEPACRLAGLEPLNIGPDTLFVNVGERTNVTGSARFRRLIKEGDYDTALSIAQEQVDNGAQIIDVNMDEGLLDAVAAMRRFLNLIAAEPEIARVPVMIDSSKWEVIETGLKCVQGKPIVNSISLKEGEQRFIDQARLCRRYGAAVIVMAFDEQGQADTQARKVEICTRAYRLLTERVGFPPEDIIFDPNIFAVATGIEEHDHYAVDFIEATREIKRTLPHALVSGGVSNVSFSFRGNEPVRQALHAVFLYHAIRAGMDMGIVNAGQLAIYDELPEELRDAVEDVILNRRPDATERLLELAPRYQGEGAGPENRSDLEWRTWPVEKRLEHALVKGIADFIDEDTEAARQTLGRPLAVIEGPLMQGMDLVGDLFGAGKMFLPQVVKSARVMKKAVAYLQPFLEAEQAEGGAEASSNGKFLIATVKGDVHDIGKNIVAVVLQCNGYEVIDLGVMVPAETILQRARAVGADVIGLSGLITPSLDEMVHVAKEMQRQGLELPLLIGGATTSKLHTALKIAPQRTAPVIYVPDASRAVGVVSNLLSETQRPGYVAAIAEEYERLRAERDGRAATRKSVSILEARANRPALDWAGYEPPRPALLDPEFSETAPWSLALERAGETVIATLADFPLDDLVHTIDWLPFFRAWELAHSRFPDILDDPVIGEEARMLYAEAQVFLERLVAERWLQARAVFGFFPANGIGDDDIALYADAARTQRLATLHHLRQQMPRAGGRQQANFCLSDFIAPAECGRPDWIGAFAVTAGVGIEGPLARFVADQDDYSAILLKALADRLAESFAERLHQLVRTRYWGYATDEQLSNEELIAEHYRGIRPAPGYAACPDHTEKGTLWRLLEPDRRIGLILTENFAMLPAASVSGWYFAHPEARYFGVGRIQRDQVEDYAQRKGWTLDEAERWLAPVLGYEP